The following proteins are co-located in the Enoplosus armatus isolate fEnoArm2 chromosome 8, fEnoArm2.hap1, whole genome shotgun sequence genome:
- the dazap2 gene encoding DAZ-associated protein 2, which yields MNNKGSYPQQAVYPQQSTAPVYPPAMQMSPQAPPYTDTPPAYSEIYQPRYVLPPQVPGQVPQMSSPYPGTQVFMPMQPHMPVGPVGQNVPMAYYHMGAVYPAGSTMMVEGGYDAGARFTAGSGVSIPPPPPGHPPNAAQLAAMQGANVVMTQRKNNFFLGGSNGGYTIW from the exons ATGAACAACAAAG gttCATATCCACAGCAGGCTGTGTACCCTCAGCAGAGCACTGCACCTGTATACCCTCCTGCTATGCAAATGTCTCCTCAGGCACCTccttacacagacacaccaccTGCATATTCTGAG aTATACCAGCCCAGATATGTGCTTCCACCTCAGGTGCCTGGTCAGGTGCCTCAGATGTCCTCTCCCTACCCTGGTACTCAGGTGTTTATGCCCATGCAGCCACACATGCCTGTTGGGCCAGTGGGCCAGAATGTGCCCATGGCTTACTATCACATGGGAGCTGTGTACCCCGCTGGTTCAACAATGATGGTGGAGGGCGGCTATGATGCTGGTGCTCGCTTCACAGCAGGCAGTGGTGTTTCCATCCCA CCCCCACCTCCTGGACACCCCCCCAACGCAGCTCAGCTGGCTGCCATGCAGGGTGCCAATGTTGTAATGACACAGCGCAAGAATAACTTCTTCCTGGGTGGATCCAATGGAGGTTATACCATCTGGTAA